The Cyanobacteria bacterium FACHB-DQ100 genome includes the window ATCAACTCAAGGAATTCAGTTAGAAAATGGTGTGCGCGATCGCGTCGCGATGCGATTCGGTCAAGCAGAACTGACAAGGTTTCAGCCGCATTCTGGGGGATATATTAATGCAGATGCAGGTGGAAATCAGGTTCTATTGTATCCACGGGCTGGGCGTAAACCGTTTCGGATCGTCTCCTGGCGCGACTTGCAATTGGGAACAGTAAATTCTGATTGGATTCGAGGACGAATTGTTTTGATTGGCTTGACTGGAATTAGCACCAAGGATGTTGTTAATTCAGATGCCGTACCTAGTGCAATCTATGGCTTGGTTAATGGTGTAGAAATGCAGGCGCACGCTGTCAGCCAAATCTTGAGCGCTACTTTAGACGATCGACCACTCCTGCAGGTTTGGTCAGACGGGTGGGAATATCTTTGGATTGTTGCGTGGGGAATTGTTGGCATCAGTTTCGGACGAGTGGCACGATCGCCTGGGCGCATTTTACTAGGTGTCGCGCTCTCATCAGTTGGATTGATTGCGATCTCGTATGGGCTGATCTGGATTGGCTGGTGGATTCCAGTCGTCCCAGCATTGATCGTTCTAGTATTCAACGGTGCAGGATTAGCAGCAGCATCAATTTATCGTTACGAACAATCATTACGGGAGCGATTGCGCGATCGTCAGGCTGTGATAGATCAGACATTCACCACGATTCACAATGGAGCTTTGCAAACGCTGGCAAAAATGTTGCGGGATGTGCAAATGCAAAATGCAACTCATCCTCTGCTACCGGATCTAAAGCATCTCAATCAAGAATTGCGTTCCGTCTATGAAGTCATCCAGCGAGAAACTCTAGAGCAGGAAACAAGCTTTCAACTCGATGCGAATTCTATCCTAGATCTACAAGCGCCGCTCCATACGCTCCTGTATGAAGTCTACTTGCAGACAATGGAGCGAGATTTACCTTACTTCAAAACGATTCGGACACGCATTGTAAAATTTGAACCCATGAACGATCTCGGTCTCAGCTTAGAGCAAAAGCGAAACTTGTGTCGATTTCTAGAAGAAGCATTGTGTAATGTAGGCAAGTATGCGATCAACACCACTCGAATTACAGTAATTTGCGCTGAAGAAAATAGCAAACAAGTCATTCGAGTGATTGATCATGGCAACACTGATTTCAGTGGGAAGGCTTCTGCTGCTGGATTGGGTACTCGTCAGGCAGAGATTCTAGCACAAAAACTTCGAGGCACATTCCAACGGTTGCCCAACAAACCGAAAGGAATGCACTGTGAATTGAACTGGCAAGCACAAAAA containing:
- a CDS encoding CHASE2 domain-containing protein produces the protein MIRKLKAELLLWRVGAIPGLAVIASTIALRAFGFLQPLELMAFDAALRSRPAEPIDERILIVGITDEDIHRIGTYPLPDRDLATIIQRIQADKPNVIGLDFLRDVPVSPGREAFLKALQSPNVIAIEKALPVQGGFSVAAPPNVPTKQLGFSDVLPDQDGRLRRWLLGATNPKRQYRFSLALQLARSYLSTQGIQLENGVRDRVAMRFGQAELTRFQPHSGGYINADAGGNQVLLYPRAGRKPFRIVSWRDLQLGTVNSDWIRGRIVLIGLTGISTKDVVNSDAVPSAIYGLVNGVEMQAHAVSQILSATLDDRPLLQVWSDGWEYLWIVAWGIVGISFGRVARSPGRILLGVALSSVGLIAISYGLIWIGWWIPVVPALIVLVFNGAGLAAASIYRYEQSLRERLRDRQAVIDQTFTTIHNGALQTLAKMLRDVQMQNATHPLLPDLKHLNQELRSVYEVIQRETLEQETSFQLDANSILDLQAPLHTLLYEVYLQTMERDLPYFKTIRTRIVKFEPMNDLGLSLEQKRNLCRFLEEALCNVGKYAINTTRITVICAEENSKQVIRVIDHGNTDFSGKASAAGLGTRQAEILAQKLRGTFQRLPNKPKGMHCELNWQAQKLRRL